One region of Candidatus Acidiferrales bacterium genomic DNA includes:
- the plsX gene encoding phosphate acyltransferase PlsX — translation MITIALDAMGGDHAPRAEVEGAVLAARQYGVRILLVGMESKVRAELNRQSWRGLPLEVVNATEVITMEDSPSLAFRKKRDSSVHVGAKLVRQGQADALVSAGNTGAVMAVARFILGTLPSVDRPALAAPFPTAKGGAAVLLDIGANVDSKPEHLEQFAVMGEIYCRAIFGVRRPRVAVLSIGEEEMKGNELTREVSNRLKQSSLNFVGNVEGKDFFKGNVDVIVCDGFVGNIVLKISEGLVEHVGGMLKKALQSSLSAQVGYVLSRHAFAEFRKKIDYSEYGGVPLLGVRGITIIGHGRSNSNAIKNAIRVASELCRSNANEKIEQELSAAVTGARA, via the coding sequence ATGATAACCATTGCGTTGGACGCTATGGGTGGCGACCACGCTCCTCGTGCGGAAGTCGAGGGAGCTGTCCTTGCTGCGCGCCAATACGGCGTGCGCATTCTCCTCGTTGGCATGGAATCGAAGGTGCGCGCTGAGCTCAACCGCCAATCGTGGAGGGGCCTTCCGCTCGAAGTTGTGAATGCGACGGAAGTGATCACCATGGAGGATTCACCCTCCCTGGCGTTCCGCAAGAAACGTGACAGCTCGGTGCACGTCGGAGCCAAGTTGGTGCGCCAGGGGCAGGCGGATGCGCTGGTCAGCGCTGGAAATACGGGCGCTGTAATGGCCGTTGCACGATTTATCTTGGGGACGCTGCCTTCTGTGGATCGTCCGGCGCTTGCAGCTCCCTTTCCGACGGCCAAGGGCGGGGCTGCGGTTCTCCTGGATATCGGTGCCAATGTCGATTCGAAGCCAGAGCATCTCGAGCAATTTGCCGTCATGGGCGAGATTTATTGCCGCGCGATTTTCGGCGTGAGGCGGCCTCGTGTTGCCGTTCTCTCCATCGGCGAGGAGGAAATGAAGGGCAATGAGCTGACGCGCGAGGTGTCGAACCGCCTCAAGCAAAGTTCCCTGAATTTCGTCGGCAATGTCGAAGGTAAAGATTTTTTCAAGGGCAACGTCGATGTCATCGTATGTGACGGTTTCGTCGGCAATATTGTTCTCAAGATCAGCGAAGGCCTCGTTGAGCATGTGGGCGGGATGCTAAAAAAGGCTTTGCAGAGCAGCCTGAGCGCGCAAGTGGGTTACGTCTTGTCCCGCCATGCGTTCGCCGAATTTCGCAAAAAGATTGATTACTCCGAGTATGGTGGCGTGCCTTTGCTCGGTGTGCGTGGCATCACCATTATCGGGCACGGCCGCTCGAACTCGAACGCGATTAAGAATGCCATTCGCGTCGCCTCCGAGCTTTGCCGATCGAATGCAAACGAGAAGATTGAACAGGAGCTTTCCGCGGCGGTTACTGGCGCTCGCGCCTGA
- the fabD gene encoding ACP S-malonyltransferase, with protein sequence MSKLAFLFPGQASQYSGMGRDLAEKFPGARRVFESADATLGFSVSHLCFEGTEDELKLTENTQPAILTVSVAAERVLQENGVVPDYVAGHSLGEYSALVAAGSLEFSSAIKLVRNRGRYMQEAVAHGDGAMAAILGLASAEVIDICKKAAGSDVVIPANLNSPEQTVISGHAAAVKRAVEIASQSGAKRAVVLAVSAPFHCELMKPVEKRLEADLLAARFSDLRFPLITNVDAEAITKGDEARTALIRQVCAPVRWEDSIREMIAQNVRIFIEVGPGRVLSGLLRQIDRSVRCLNVEDSASLQSTLEKISQARTETTEA encoded by the coding sequence ATGAGCAAGCTCGCATTCTTGTTTCCAGGCCAGGCGTCCCAGTATTCGGGTATGGGGCGCGATCTCGCGGAGAAATTTCCCGGGGCGCGCCGCGTTTTCGAGTCTGCCGACGCTACCCTGGGCTTTTCCGTATCGCATCTATGCTTTGAAGGTACGGAAGATGAGCTGAAGCTCACGGAGAACACGCAACCGGCGATCCTGACAGTTTCGGTCGCCGCAGAACGCGTGCTGCAAGAAAATGGCGTTGTCCCTGACTATGTTGCGGGGCACAGTCTGGGTGAATATTCGGCTCTTGTTGCCGCAGGGAGCCTCGAGTTTTCGTCTGCCATAAAGCTGGTCCGCAACCGGGGGAGATACATGCAGGAAGCCGTGGCGCACGGCGATGGCGCGATGGCTGCGATTCTTGGACTCGCTTCAGCAGAGGTTATCGACATCTGCAAGAAGGCTGCGGGCAGCGACGTCGTCATACCGGCCAATTTGAATTCGCCTGAGCAGACTGTCATTTCCGGGCACGCCGCCGCTGTCAAGCGTGCCGTTGAAATAGCGTCGCAAAGCGGAGCGAAGCGCGCGGTTGTTCTGGCTGTCTCCGCTCCCTTTCATTGCGAGTTGATGAAGCCAGTCGAAAAGCGCCTGGAAGCCGACTTGCTTGCCGCCAGATTCAGCGATCTGCGGTTTCCTCTAATCACGAACGTTGACGCAGAAGCGATTACGAAAGGCGACGAGGCCCGCACCGCTCTGATTCGCCAGGTGTGCGCGCCGGTGCGCTGGGAAGATTCCATCCGTGAAATGATTGCGCAGAATGTGCGTATTTTCATCGAAGTCGGCCCAGGACGTGTCTTGAGTGGCCTGCTGCGCCAGATTGACCGCTCCGTGCGCTGCTTGAATGTTGAGGATTCGGCAAGCTTGCAATCCACGCTCGAGAAAATCTCGCAAGCGCGCACCGAAACGACCGAAGCGTGA
- a CDS encoding electron transfer flavoprotein subunit beta/FixA family protein: MKIAVCVKQVPAKDAPLVIDPSGSWIREADISFETNEPDSFALEEALRLKEKHGGEVVAISMGPERVKQTIKEALAKGADRGIHVADDKFFILDPLASARSLAAAIQKEQFDLILTGLQSDDHGFGQTGVLLAELLGLPHATIIMSIEAQGDHLRLKRELEAGWFQWVELPLPAVLTIQSGINKPRYATLKGIMAAKKKEIATVARDSLNVPSELTQRVERIYVPQKSKKTEFIAGSPKEIAAKLVEKLRHEARVI; the protein is encoded by the coding sequence GTGAAGATTGCCGTTTGCGTGAAGCAGGTACCGGCGAAGGATGCGCCGCTGGTCATCGACCCGAGCGGTTCGTGGATACGCGAAGCGGATATCAGTTTTGAAACGAATGAGCCGGACAGCTTCGCCCTCGAAGAAGCCCTGCGGCTGAAGGAAAAGCATGGGGGCGAAGTCGTTGCCATTTCCATGGGCCCGGAGCGCGTGAAGCAAACGATCAAGGAAGCGCTGGCGAAAGGCGCGGACCGCGGCATTCACGTCGCCGATGACAAATTTTTCATCCTCGACCCACTGGCTTCGGCGCGTTCGCTTGCCGCGGCGATCCAAAAAGAACAATTCGATCTGATCCTCACGGGCCTCCAGAGCGACGACCACGGCTTCGGCCAGACCGGAGTTTTGCTCGCTGAGTTATTGGGCTTGCCGCACGCAACAATCATCATGTCGATTGAGGCTCAAGGGGATCATCTACGCTTAAAGCGCGAACTCGAGGCTGGCTGGTTTCAGTGGGTCGAGCTGCCTCTGCCTGCCGTGCTGACGATTCAATCCGGCATCAACAAGCCGCGTTACGCCACGCTCAAGGGCATCATGGCCGCCAAGAAAAAGGAAATCGCCACGGTTGCGCGCGATTCGCTCAATGTTCCTAGCGAACTGACGCAGCGCGTTGAGCGCATTTACGTCCCGCAGAAATCGAAGAAGACGGAATTCATCGCGGGATCGCCCAAGGAGATCGCCGCAAAGCTGGTGGAGAAGTTGCGTCACGAAGCTCGCGTGATTTAA
- the map gene encoding type I methionyl aminopeptidase, producing the protein MSIENENDLLALKEVGGIVRLALTAMARCVRAGITTGKLAEIGGKVMRENGASSAPRMVYGFPGDVLISLNDEAVHGIPSYSRTIRAGDLVKLDVTFEKNGYMADAAVTVPVEPISEDARRLAACAERAFQRAMQFARANNHVNEIGRAVEREVRRSGFRVIRELGGHGIGRTIHEAPTVPNFDDPSARQLLTKGLVITIEPIIAMGSGRPADGGDGWTVKTADGSLSAHYEHTLVITEGAPILLTAA; encoded by the coding sequence ATGTCGATTGAGAATGAAAACGATTTGCTGGCATTGAAAGAAGTCGGGGGCATCGTCCGGCTTGCGCTGACGGCTATGGCGCGGTGCGTGCGCGCGGGAATTACCACCGGCAAGCTCGCCGAAATCGGCGGCAAAGTGATGCGCGAAAATGGAGCCAGTTCCGCGCCGCGCATGGTTTACGGTTTCCCGGGAGATGTGCTGATCAGTCTCAACGATGAGGCCGTGCATGGTATTCCTTCGTATTCGCGAACGATCCGCGCGGGTGATCTCGTGAAACTGGACGTCACGTTTGAAAAGAACGGCTACATGGCCGATGCTGCTGTGACCGTACCCGTTGAACCTATTTCAGAGGACGCGCGCCGCTTGGCGGCCTGCGCGGAACGCGCGTTTCAGCGGGCAATGCAGTTTGCACGCGCAAACAATCACGTCAACGAAATCGGACGAGCCGTGGAGCGAGAAGTCAGGCGAAGCGGTTTCCGTGTCATTCGTGAACTCGGCGGGCATGGCATCGGCCGGACGATTCACGAGGCTCCAACGGTGCCCAATTTTGATGATCCCTCGGCGCGTCAGCTTCTGACCAAGGGCTTGGTCATCACTATCGAGCCGATTATTGCCATGGGCTCGGGCAGACCTGCCGATGGAGGAGACGGTTGGACCGTGAAGACCGCAGACGGCAGCCTTTCCGCACATTATGAGCACACGCTGGTCATCACCGAGGGCGCGCCGATCCTGCTGACTGCCGCATGA
- the acpP gene encoding acyl carrier protein: MASVEERVKQIIVEQLGVDEGEVTPTASFVDDLGADSLDIVELVMAFEEAFGIEIPDEDAEKIATVKDAIAYIDKHAQAKK; encoded by the coding sequence ATGGCCAGCGTTGAAGAACGCGTGAAACAGATTATCGTTGAACAACTAGGTGTGGATGAGGGTGAGGTGACGCCAACGGCTTCCTTTGTGGATGACCTGGGCGCCGATTCGCTCGACATCGTGGAGCTGGTGATGGCATTCGAAGAGGCGTTCGGCATTGAAATCCCCGATGAGGACGCGGAAAAGATCGCCACGGTGAAAGACGCCATCGCCTACATCGACAAACACGCCCAGGCGAAGAAGTAG
- the rpmF gene encoding 50S ribosomal protein L32 gives MPNPKRRHSKKRTSTRRAHDHLKTPSIAKCPHCHEPKLAHRACPHCGYYKGRAVVDTEA, from the coding sequence ATGCCGAATCCAAAGCGACGTCACTCGAAGAAACGCACTAGCACGCGGCGCGCGCACGATCATCTGAAAACGCCGTCGATCGCGAAGTGTCCGCACTGCCACGAGCCGAAGCTCGCCCATCGCGCCTGCCCTCATTGCGGGTATTATAAGGGGCGGGCAGTCGTGGATACAGAAGCCTGA
- the fabF gene encoding beta-ketoacyl-ACP synthase II → MNRRVVVTGVGLVCACGIGTEEVWKSLIAGKSGIAPITQFDVTGFDCTFAGEVKGFDPLQWIEKKEIKKMARFIQIAIAATDFAVKMAGLQINEQNAASTGVYIASGIGGFDVIEREHSKLIHGGPGKISPFFIPSAIINLASGQVSIRLGAKGPNSATATACSASAHAIGDAFKIIQRGDADVMIAGGSEAAITPMGVGGFAAMKALSTRNNEPERASRPFDAQRDGFVIGEGSGMLILESLEHAQRRGAKILAEIVGYGMSADAYHMTQPSEDGDGAYRVMRASLKDAGIAPSEVGYVNAHGTSTPIGDALETLAIKRTFGEDAKKIPVSSTKSMTGHVLGGAGGIEAGICVLALRDQVLPPTINYENPDPACDLDYVPNQARKVNMRYALSNSFGFGGTNASLVFKIWEGR, encoded by the coding sequence TTGAATCGCCGAGTCGTCGTTACGGGAGTCGGACTGGTCTGCGCCTGCGGCATCGGCACAGAGGAAGTCTGGAAGAGCCTGATTGCTGGCAAGAGCGGCATCGCCCCGATCACCCAGTTTGACGTCACGGGATTCGACTGCACGTTCGCGGGTGAGGTCAAGGGCTTCGATCCTCTGCAATGGATCGAGAAAAAAGAAATCAAAAAGATGGCGCGTTTTATTCAGATCGCCATCGCGGCGACGGATTTCGCCGTGAAGATGGCCGGCCTGCAAATCAACGAACAAAACGCGGCCTCGACCGGTGTTTACATCGCCTCGGGTATCGGCGGATTCGACGTCATCGAGCGCGAGCATAGCAAACTGATTCATGGCGGCCCCGGCAAGATTTCTCCTTTTTTCATTCCTTCCGCGATTATCAATCTGGCCTCTGGGCAGGTCTCTATTCGGCTGGGCGCGAAAGGCCCGAATTCCGCCACAGCGACGGCTTGCTCGGCTTCGGCCCACGCGATCGGCGACGCTTTCAAGATCATTCAACGCGGCGACGCGGATGTGATGATCGCCGGAGGCTCTGAAGCCGCCATCACGCCGATGGGCGTCGGCGGATTCGCCGCAATGAAGGCTCTTTCCACGCGCAACAACGAGCCGGAGCGCGCTAGCCGCCCGTTTGACGCGCAGCGCGATGGTTTCGTAATCGGCGAAGGATCGGGCATGCTGATTCTGGAATCGTTGGAACATGCGCAGCGCCGCGGCGCCAAGATCTTGGCGGAAATTGTTGGCTATGGTATGTCTGCGGATGCCTATCACATGACGCAGCCTTCCGAAGATGGCGATGGGGCCTATCGTGTGATGCGCGCTTCGCTGAAAGATGCCGGAATTGCTCCGAGCGAAGTCGGATACGTGAATGCCCATGGCACTTCCACGCCCATCGGAGACGCCCTCGAAACGCTGGCGATCAAGCGCACGTTTGGGGAAGACGCGAAGAAAATTCCGGTCAGTTCAACGAAATCGATGACGGGTCATGTGCTTGGCGGAGCGGGTGGAATCGAAGCGGGCATCTGCGTCCTGGCGTTGCGCGATCAAGTTTTGCCGCCGACAATCAATTACGAAAACCCCGATCCGGCCTGCGACCTCGACTACGTTCCGAATCAGGCGCGCAAAGTGAACATGCGCTACGCCCTTTCGAATTCCTTCGGCTTTGGCGGGACGAACGCCTCGCTCGTGTTCAAGATTTGGGAGGGCCGGTGA
- the fabG gene encoding 3-oxoacyl-[acyl-carrier-protein] reductase codes for MFSLQGKVALVTGASQGIGRGVAIALAAAGARVAAAARNEQNLIEVVKQIEAAGGEAVAVRMDVAEPEQVKSGFQQALAKFGRLDILVNNAAITRDGLALRMKLEDWDTVLRTNLTAAHLCTQQALSVMMKQRWGRIINITSVVAETGNAGQSNYVAAKAGLIGLTRAIAIEMASRNITVNAVAPGFIATPMTDPLPDKVKEEMKSRIPLGRFGAENDVAAAIVFLASEEAGYITGHVLDVNGGMHMG; via the coding sequence ATGTTTTCACTTCAGGGCAAAGTGGCACTCGTCACCGGCGCGTCCCAGGGAATCGGTCGGGGGGTGGCAATCGCGCTGGCGGCGGCTGGCGCGCGCGTCGCTGCCGCGGCGCGCAATGAGCAAAATCTGATCGAAGTCGTGAAGCAGATTGAGGCGGCGGGGGGTGAAGCGGTCGCTGTGAGGATGGATGTCGCTGAGCCGGAGCAGGTCAAATCCGGCTTCCAGCAGGCTTTGGCGAAGTTCGGCCGGCTCGATATTCTGGTCAACAACGCCGCAATCACTCGCGATGGCCTCGCTCTGCGTATGAAGCTCGAGGATTGGGATACGGTGCTGCGGACGAATCTGACCGCGGCGCATCTTTGCACGCAGCAGGCGCTCTCCGTGATGATGAAGCAGCGTTGGGGGCGCATTATCAATATCACGTCCGTGGTCGCCGAGACGGGGAACGCCGGGCAATCGAACTACGTTGCAGCGAAGGCAGGTCTCATTGGCTTGACGCGCGCGATCGCGATAGAAATGGCTTCGCGCAATATTACAGTCAACGCTGTCGCACCCGGCTTTATCGCCACTCCCATGACGGATCCGCTGCCGGATAAGGTGAAAGAGGAAATGAAATCCCGTATTCCCTTGGGGCGTTTTGGCGCCGAAAATGATGTTGCCGCTGCAATCGTTTTTCTTGCTAGCGAAGAGGCGGGATACATCACCGGACACGTGCTCGACGTCAACGGCGGCATGCACATGGGTTAG
- a CDS encoding nitrilase-related carbon-nitrogen hydrolase, with protein sequence MVWFGNGLNPWWPLMWFAPLPVLIFASRSSSPTAAISAFLAWFAGSFTMWRYLHTTLGLSFVTFVSIFFVEAFVFTLGVLLFRALLRRGAPWSALLAFPALWVACEYAHNLFTPDGTAGSLSYTQLKFLPFLQLASVTGPWGLSFLLLLFSAALAIRLYLRRTAPRQGLRIVGTGVGIIVLVLIFGAFRLAMPMRDQRMRVGLIASDQPANVNVAIAGSQTDQLFREYVAAAESLAGRGAQVIVLPEKLGVVGPDSKTADSIFQSSADKTKVVIVVGMVAVSPPLKYNQARVYRAAAPVMRYDKEHMLPPFESKFKPGTTLTFMREASETWGVAICKDMDFTALSRKYGEAGAGLMLVPGWDFVIDASWHGHIAIMRGVEDGFSIVRAARGGYLTVSDDRGRILAETRSDSAPFATLVADVPVTHDATLYLRLGDWFAWLAFVILVFTLGRLCRLYMVQSGAHPS encoded by the coding sequence TTGGTTTGGTTCGGCAACGGGCTCAATCCTTGGTGGCCGCTGATGTGGTTTGCGCCGTTACCCGTGCTTATTTTTGCCTCGCGTAGTTCCTCGCCGACCGCCGCCATCTCGGCGTTTCTTGCGTGGTTCGCCGGCAGTTTCACGATGTGGCGCTACCTGCATACAACTCTGGGCCTGAGTTTTGTGACGTTCGTATCCATTTTTTTCGTTGAGGCGTTTGTGTTCACGCTGGGTGTGTTGCTATTTCGCGCACTGCTCCGGCGCGGCGCGCCATGGAGCGCATTGCTGGCCTTCCCGGCGCTTTGGGTCGCCTGCGAATACGCTCATAATCTCTTTACGCCCGATGGTACGGCGGGGAGTCTTTCTTATACGCAGCTCAAGTTCTTGCCTTTTTTGCAACTTGCGTCGGTCACAGGCCCGTGGGGCCTGTCGTTTCTATTGTTGCTATTTTCCGCCGCACTTGCCATCAGGCTGTACTTGCGTCGAACTGCGCCGAGACAGGGATTGCGTATCGTCGGCACGGGAGTAGGGATTATTGTCTTGGTCCTCATCTTTGGCGCGTTTCGCCTCGCGATGCCAATGCGAGACCAGCGGATGCGCGTCGGACTCATCGCCTCAGATCAGCCAGCCAACGTGAACGTGGCCATCGCGGGTAGCCAGACCGATCAGCTTTTCCGCGAATATGTTGCCGCGGCAGAGAGTCTAGCAGGTCGCGGAGCACAGGTTATCGTATTGCCCGAGAAACTCGGAGTCGTCGGGCCCGACAGTAAGACTGCCGACTCGATCTTCCAGTCCTCGGCTGACAAAACCAAAGTCGTCATCGTCGTCGGTATGGTCGCTGTATCTCCACCATTGAAATATAACCAGGCCCGCGTGTACCGGGCGGCTGCTCCAGTCATGCGCTACGATAAAGAGCATATGCTGCCCCCGTTTGAGTCGAAATTCAAGCCAGGCACGACTCTCACATTCATGCGGGAGGCTTCCGAAACTTGGGGCGTGGCAATTTGTAAGGATATGGATTTTACCGCGCTCTCCCGGAAGTATGGCGAAGCAGGGGCAGGCCTCATGTTGGTTCCTGGTTGGGATTTCGTCATTGACGCGAGTTGGCATGGCCACATAGCAATAATGCGCGGTGTGGAGGACGGGTTCAGCATTGTTCGTGCGGCAAGAGGCGGCTACTTGACGGTCAGCGACGACCGTGGACGCATCCTGGCGGAGACAAGAAGCGATTCTGCTCCGTTCGCGACACTCGTCGCGGATGTGCCGGTTACGCATGACGCGACTCTATATCTTCGGCTGGGAGATTGGTTTGCGTGGCTCGCGTTCGTGATTCTGGTTTTCACGCTGGGGCGGCTTTGTAGACTGTACATGGTCCAGAGTGGCGCTCACCCATCCTGA
- a CDS encoding electron transfer flavoprotein subunit alpha/FixB family protein: MKILLITEQREGKWNKVSFETLAAAQQTTSQAGGSLSGVVIGQGISGLADELAEFKLDEVLLVENALLDKYTPDGYSIALRQVIEQAKPDIVLFPHTYQVRDFAPKLAASLGKGMIGDCVGYRYENGKLIFVRQMFQGRTAADVVFQGAAPWFASFQSGAFRADLAAKKEGGNAAIKPIAVELKSEQIRTKPLDLFREAKQAVDLTQAPILVSIGRGIKAPENIPLAEKLAKALGAELSASRPICDEGWLPMERQIGSSGQTVSPKLYLALGISGAIQHVVGMKGSRCIAAINKDQNAPIFEIADYGVVGDLFEIVPALTEELEKTKSS; this comes from the coding sequence ATGAAAATTCTACTCATCACCGAACAGCGCGAAGGCAAATGGAACAAAGTCAGTTTTGAAACGCTTGCTGCGGCGCAGCAAACCACCTCGCAAGCGGGTGGCTCGCTCTCGGGCGTTGTAATTGGCCAGGGAATCTCGGGCCTGGCGGATGAACTGGCTGAGTTTAAACTCGACGAAGTTCTCCTCGTCGAAAACGCCCTCCTCGACAAATACACTCCCGACGGATATTCCATCGCGCTCAGGCAAGTCATCGAGCAAGCGAAACCTGACATCGTCCTTTTCCCGCACACATATCAGGTTCGCGATTTTGCTCCAAAGCTCGCTGCCTCGCTTGGCAAGGGCATGATCGGTGACTGCGTTGGCTATCGCTACGAAAACGGAAAGCTCATTTTTGTGCGTCAGATGTTTCAGGGGCGTACAGCAGCTGATGTCGTTTTTCAGGGGGCGGCGCCTTGGTTTGCTTCTTTTCAGTCGGGCGCTTTTCGCGCGGATCTTGCCGCCAAGAAAGAAGGCGGCAATGCTGCGATTAAGCCGATCGCCGTCGAATTGAAGTCCGAGCAGATCCGCACCAAGCCGCTCGATCTTTTCCGCGAGGCGAAGCAGGCCGTGGATTTGACGCAGGCGCCGATTCTGGTGTCCATTGGCCGGGGCATCAAAGCTCCGGAAAACATTCCGCTGGCCGAGAAGCTCGCCAAAGCCCTTGGCGCGGAACTTTCCGCTTCGCGTCCTATTTGCGACGAAGGCTGGCTGCCCATGGAGCGCCAAATCGGCAGTTCTGGCCAGACCGTCTCGCCGAAGCTCTATCTCGCCCTCGGCATCAGCGGCGCGATTCAGCACGTCGTAGGCATGAAGGGCTCTCGCTGCATAGCCGCAATTAACAAGGACCAGAACGCTCCGATTTTTGAGATCGCCGACTACGGCGTCGTCGGCGATCTTTTCGAAATCGTTCCCGCCCTCACCGAAGAACTGGAAAAAACGAAGTCCAGCTAA
- a CDS encoding DUF177 domain-containing protein, translating to MFLDVHELATRKIRIRRNYAPGTLDFHSGEFRQIEPLDVRATAELVDNQIRIYGTFHTRLELNCARCLETVVEEVSKNFDLFYRPMTSISREEEVRLNLDDTDVAFFEGDGLFLADVLAEQVNLSLPMKVICRSDCRGLCPHCGVNLNQEECRCETHVADPRLVPLARLKQDWSKKQ from the coding sequence ATGTTCCTCGACGTACACGAACTGGCCACGCGCAAGATTCGCATCCGGCGAAACTATGCCCCGGGCACGCTGGATTTCCATTCCGGTGAATTCCGCCAAATCGAACCGCTGGATGTGCGTGCCACGGCGGAGCTGGTCGACAATCAGATTCGCATTTACGGCACGTTTCATACCCGGCTTGAGCTGAATTGCGCCCGCTGCCTGGAGACGGTTGTCGAGGAAGTCAGCAAGAATTTCGATCTTTTTTACAGACCCATGACCTCCATCAGCAGGGAGGAAGAAGTCCGCCTGAATCTGGATGATACGGATGTGGCATTTTTTGAGGGAGACGGGCTTTTCCTTGCCGACGTCCTCGCCGAACAGGTCAATTTGTCGCTGCCCATGAAGGTGATTTGCCGCAGTGATTGCCGCGGGCTTTGCCCGCACTGCGGGGTGAATTTGAATCAGGAAGAGTGCCGCTGCGAAACCCATGTCGCTGACCCGCGCCTGGTGCCGCTCGCACGTCTCAAGCAGGACTGGTCGAAAAAGCAATAA
- a CDS encoding TetR/AcrR family transcriptional regulator: MSRDRTAQKIAIAARKLLDEEGADAVTMRRVAKAVGITAMAIYRHYPDREGLLNALADKGFAELSVRLSRRQFSGSAEKQLARMADIYLLHALESPRLFELMFLNPRKGARRYPLDFKAGRSPTANLMAEAVQEGMWSGHFREDDAWEIVFEMGALSHGLIMLYLGGRIGTRARSFRALYRRSFKRYIDGLRK, from the coding sequence ATGAGCAGAGATCGCACTGCGCAAAAAATCGCTATTGCCGCTCGCAAACTTTTGGACGAAGAAGGAGCGGACGCGGTGACCATGCGCCGCGTCGCAAAGGCCGTGGGAATCACAGCCATGGCCATTTATCGGCACTACCCCGACCGAGAAGGTTTGCTGAATGCCCTAGCAGACAAAGGATTCGCCGAGTTGTCTGTCCGCCTTTCACGCCGGCAATTTTCCGGCAGCGCCGAGAAACAGTTGGCGCGGATGGCAGACATCTACTTGCTGCACGCGCTCGAAAGTCCGCGACTTTTCGAGCTTATGTTTCTCAATCCGCGCAAAGGTGCCCGCCGCTATCCGCTGGACTTCAAAGCGGGTCGCTCTCCCACGGCAAATCTGATGGCGGAGGCAGTGCAAGAGGGAATGTGGAGTGGTCATTTTCGTGAGGACGACGCCTGGGAAATCGTCTTCGAGATGGGGGCACTGTCCCACGGCCTAATCATGCTCTATTTGGGAGGACGCATTGGTACGAGGGCGCGGAGCTTTCGCGCGCTCTATCGGCGATCGTTCAAGAGGTACATCGATGGTCTTCGAAAATGA